In a genomic window of Acidisoma sp. PAMC 29798:
- a CDS encoding ATP-binding cassette domain-containing protein, whose amino-acid sequence MTALTGVDLDIRAGEVLALLGDNGAGKSTFVKILAGAQPQTEGEIRLDDAPIAFASPQDAAAAGIATIFQELALSENLSIAENVFLGRELVRRVAGIPFLQGRAMKRRVVTLLAELDAHISDPEAPVGSLSGGQRQAVAICRALNVNARLVIMDEPTAALAVAETRKVLALTRRLAERGCAVVLVSHNIADVFEVADRMVVFRRGRKIAERQRDATNPEEIVSFITGAHPDLRALETLA is encoded by the coding sequence TTGACTGCGTTGACCGGTGTCGATCTCGACATCCGGGCGGGGGAGGTGCTTGCTTTGTTGGGGGATAACGGCGCCGGCAAATCGACCTTCGTCAAAATCCTCGCCGGTGCGCAGCCGCAGACCGAAGGGGAAATCCGGCTCGACGATGCGCCGATTGCTTTCGCATCGCCGCAGGATGCGGCGGCGGCCGGTATTGCCACGATCTTCCAGGAACTCGCTTTGTCGGAGAATCTCTCCATCGCCGAGAATGTCTTTCTCGGCCGGGAGTTGGTGCGCCGCGTCGCGGGCATTCCGTTTTTGCAGGGGCGCGCGATGAAGCGACGAGTCGTCACCCTGCTGGCGGAGTTGGATGCTCATATCTCCGATCCCGAGGCGCCAGTCGGCAGCCTGTCCGGCGGCCAACGGCAGGCGGTCGCGATCTGTCGCGCCCTCAATGTCAATGCCCGGCTGGTCATCATGGATGAGCCGACGGCAGCGCTTGCCGTGGCCGAGACTCGAAAGGTCCTGGCTTTGACACGCAGGTTGGCCGAGCGCGGCTGCGCCGTCGTGCTCGTGAGCCATAACATCGCCGATGTTTTCGAAGTCGCGGATCGCATGGTGGTGTTCCGGCGCGGTCGCAAGATCGCCGAACGCCAGCGCGATGCGACAAACCCCGAAGAGATCGTCTCGTTCATCACCGGCGCCCATCCCGATTTGCGGGCGCTTGAGACGCTAGCATGA
- a CDS encoding ArgE/DapE family deacylase: MTVQTQIAAAADASGPRLAALLSDLIGFASVVKADPRESGPGERLCQEYLKARIETLGFTTDLWEPDGPALLAKYAGRAGAHKGRTFDGRPNLGGTLKGSGGGRSLMLNGHIDVVPPGPATHWRTDPFTAEIRDGFVQGRGAVDMKGGVACMLMAIELLVEMGVRLAGDVVFTTVVDEEIGGMGSLAMVDRGFRADAGIMTEPTNNRIAPLCHGILRGRIIIDGIGGHAELTPNSWYSTGPVDAIQLCRQMLDGIDILNRRWAHDPKKRHPLMELPNQLIVTQMSAGEHPASTAGRAEIVVDVQYLPSEKDELGMGSHVKREVEAHIAAVCQADPYLRAHPARIEWFLDADCAEVPAEHPFVRTLQNAVTEAGLSPLLAGFGAHSDIGLPTGLGETPTVNFGPGDPTMAHQPNEQVAIQSLVNCTRAIALAIEQWCR; encoded by the coding sequence ATGACCGTGCAAACCCAGATCGCCGCTGCAGCCGATGCCAGCGGGCCGCGCCTCGCCGCGCTCCTATCCGACCTCATCGGTTTCGCCTCGGTCGTGAAAGCGGACCCGCGCGAGTCCGGCCCCGGAGAGCGGCTGTGCCAGGAATACCTCAAGGCGCGGATCGAAACGCTCGGCTTCACGACTGATCTTTGGGAGCCCGATGGCCCCGCCTTGCTGGCGAAATACGCCGGCCGCGCCGGTGCCCATAAGGGCCGCACCTTCGACGGCCGACCCAACCTGGGCGGCACGCTGAAAGGCAGCGGGGGCGGCCGCTCCCTCATGCTGAACGGCCATATCGATGTCGTGCCGCCTGGCCCCGCCACGCATTGGCGCACGGATCCCTTCACGGCCGAGATCCGTGACGGCTTCGTGCAGGGGCGCGGTGCGGTCGACATGAAGGGCGGCGTCGCCTGCATGCTCATGGCGATCGAACTGCTGGTCGAAATGGGCGTGCGGCTTGCCGGTGACGTGGTCTTCACAACGGTCGTTGACGAGGAAATCGGCGGCATGGGCTCGCTCGCCATGGTCGATCGCGGCTTCCGCGCCGATGCGGGCATCATGACCGAGCCGACCAACAACCGCATCGCTCCACTATGCCACGGCATCCTTAGGGGTCGCATCATCATCGACGGTATAGGCGGCCATGCCGAACTGACGCCCAATAGCTGGTATTCCACCGGCCCCGTGGATGCCATCCAACTCTGCCGCCAGATGCTCGACGGTATCGACATACTCAACCGCCGCTGGGCCCACGACCCCAAGAAACGCCATCCGCTCATGGAACTTCCTAATCAGCTCATCGTGACGCAGATGAGCGCGGGCGAGCATCCGGCCTCCACCGCCGGAAGAGCGGAGATCGTGGTCGATGTGCAGTATCTACCGTCCGAGAAGGATGAGCTTGGCATGGGCAGTCATGTGAAGCGGGAAGTCGAGGCGCATATCGCGGCCGTGTGCCAGGCCGATCCTTATTTGCGGGCGCATCCCGCCCGGATCGAATGGTTCCTGGATGCCGATTGCGCGGAGGTGCCGGCGGAGCATCCCTTCGTTCGGACCTTGCAGAACGCCGTGACGGAAGCCGGCCTTAGCCCCTTACTGGCGGGCTTCGGCGCGCATAGCGACATCGGCCTGCCCACAGGTCTCGGCGAGACGCCGACCGTGAATTTCGGTCCAGGCGATCCGACGATGGCGCA
- a CDS encoding ABC transporter permease, giving the protein MSRFVPRSTTLTILCGLWVVVAVGLAVLAPGAMNAYTVTTILQFSTILALVALGQALVVLAGGAGIDLSVGGTTSLTAISAMMAVQAGMPAWLLLPACVLGGGLLGAINGVLVTRIRLLPLIVTLGTFYVYSGLALALTGGAAQSGVPAWLIGWGRGQIGAVPLPFLTTALPGFAVAAILLGMTSWGRWIYAMGFNETAARLSGINVDRARLLIYAISGACAGLAALVSLAWLGSGRPDIGTNLELTSLTAAMLGGIAIFGGVGGVGGVLAAVILLVTLQTGLLQLNVNSIWQVGIVGLLLIVVLLADRLYSRRRGPTPLRR; this is encoded by the coding sequence ATGAGCCGCTTTGTCCCCCGCTCGACCACACTGACGATCCTCTGCGGCCTTTGGGTCGTCGTCGCGGTCGGCCTCGCGGTTTTGGCGCCCGGCGCCATGAATGCCTATACCGTCACCACGATCCTGCAATTCTCGACCATCCTCGCTTTGGTGGCGCTGGGCCAGGCGCTCGTCGTGCTGGCCGGCGGCGCGGGCATAGACCTGTCCGTTGGTGGCACCACGTCACTCACCGCAATCAGCGCCATGATGGCCGTGCAGGCCGGCATGCCCGCTTGGCTGCTGCTGCCGGCTTGCGTCCTGGGCGGCGGCCTGCTTGGAGCCATCAATGGCGTCCTCGTCACGCGCATCCGCCTGCTGCCGCTGATCGTCACGCTGGGCACCTTCTACGTCTATTCCGGCCTCGCTCTGGCGCTCACCGGCGGCGCCGCGCAAAGCGGCGTGCCAGCCTGGCTTATCGGCTGGGGGCGTGGCCAGATCGGCGCCGTGCCGCTGCCTTTCCTCACCACTGCGCTGCCCGGTTTCGCCGTCGCCGCCATCCTGCTGGGCATGACGAGTTGGGGCCGCTGGATCTATGCCATGGGTTTCAATGAGACTGCGGCACGGCTTTCCGGCATCAACGTCGATCGGGCGCGGCTGCTGATCTATGCCATCAGCGGCGCTTGCGCGGGGCTCGCCGCCCTGGTCTCGCTCGCCTGGCTCGGCAGCGGGCGGCCGGATATCGGCACCAACCTCGAACTGACCTCGCTGACCGCCGCCATGCTCGGCGGCATCGCCATCTTCGGCGGCGTCGGCGGTGTCGGCGGCGTTCTCGCCGCCGTCATCCTGCTGGTGACCTTGCAAACCGGCCTGCTCCAACTCAACGTCAACAGCATCTGGCAAGTCGGCATCGTCGGGCTGCTCCTGATCGTCGTGCTGTTGGCGGACCGGCTTTACTCGCGTCGGCGCGGGCCGACGCCGCTTCGGAGATAG
- a CDS encoding autoinducer 2 ABC transporter substrate-binding protein encodes MMGFVKRSLVAVSMAALAVGAAQAADMKTVAFVPQIIGIPYFNAMEDGGKKAAADLGVKFIYSGPTDTNPVDQLQIVQTLINQGVNAIAVSVLDASSLEPVVAAAKAKGITLFTADSDAPASGRLVYVAQATDRGLGFTIIDEMVKRVGPNATIGIVSGEATASNLNAWIGFMKERAKEMYPHLKLLAPQFAGGTAERADQIASDMMTAHPDIKGIIGVASTTCPGVAQAIETAGKIGQVIGTGYCSPNTVRSYLKSGSFGYSVLWDPTALGYLTVWAGKQLIDGTPFKASNSVPGFAKPVTYDAKTGILLLGAPAVFTAGNVDNYHF; translated from the coding sequence ATGATGGGTTTTGTGAAACGCTCGCTGGTTGCAGTGAGCATGGCGGCACTGGCCGTCGGCGCCGCTCAGGCGGCCGATATGAAGACCGTGGCCTTCGTGCCGCAGATCATCGGCATTCCGTATTTCAACGCCATGGAAGACGGTGGCAAGAAGGCGGCGGCCGACCTCGGGGTAAAATTCATCTATTCCGGTCCCACCGATACCAACCCGGTCGACCAGTTGCAGATCGTGCAGACCCTGATCAATCAGGGCGTCAATGCCATCGCCGTCAGCGTTCTCGATGCGTCGAGCCTGGAGCCGGTCGTGGCCGCCGCCAAGGCCAAGGGCATCACGCTCTTCACCGCCGACAGCGATGCGCCGGCCAGCGGTCGGCTGGTCTATGTGGCGCAGGCAACGGATCGAGGCCTGGGCTTCACCATCATCGACGAGATGGTCAAGCGCGTCGGCCCGAATGCCACCATCGGCATCGTGTCGGGTGAGGCGACCGCATCCAATCTGAACGCCTGGATCGGCTTCATGAAGGAACGCGCCAAGGAGATGTATCCGCATCTGAAGCTGCTGGCACCGCAATTCGCCGGCGGCACGGCTGAGCGCGCGGATCAGATTGCCAGCGACATGATGACCGCGCATCCCGACATCAAGGGCATCATTGGCGTTGCCTCCACCACCTGTCCGGGCGTCGCCCAGGCCATCGAAACCGCCGGCAAGATCGGCCAGGTCATAGGCACCGGCTATTGCAGCCCGAATACGGTTCGCTCCTATCTCAAGAGCGGCTCCTTCGGCTACAGCGTGTTGTGGGACCCGACGGCGCTCGGCTACCTGACCGTCTGGGCCGGCAAGCAGTTGATTGACGGCACACCGTTCAAGGCCAGCAACAGCGTGCCCGGCTTCGCGAAACCCGTGACCTATGATGCCAAGACCGGCATCCTGCTGCTCGGCGCCCCGGCGGTCTTCACCGCTGGGAATGTCGATAACTACCACTTCTAG
- a CDS encoding ABC transporter substrate-binding protein, whose amino-acid sequence MFARAITMIGLLVGSTAQGTAAFAADHSVALVLGVNGSPFYEALACGASDEAKKLGLTLNVSAPSQFAADQQVPVVDAVTARHPAVAVIVPTDSQALVAPMRALAKSGVDVVTADQTLNDTSFLKAQIETDNLLGGKLAADEMNTLLHGKGSVLVITQPPGSTAQDERTAGFVTELKTFPGIHYLGAQYQSDDPQKAAEIVTSSLSAHSDLAGIFSTNDQGAIGAITGLRQAGAGKRVKLIAYDAATPEVSAFKNGTIAALIAQNPKQEGEVAMEVAAKLIAGKKVAPTVYSDIAVIHDGDNAKADAFAYKADCSL is encoded by the coding sequence ATGTTTGCACGCGCCATAACGATGATCGGCCTTCTGGTCGGCAGCACCGCGCAGGGCACCGCGGCCTTCGCCGCCGACCATAGCGTGGCCCTGGTCCTAGGCGTCAATGGCAGCCCCTTCTATGAGGCATTGGCCTGCGGCGCCTCGGACGAAGCCAAGAAGCTCGGTCTTACGCTCAATGTTTCCGCACCCAGTCAATTCGCTGCCGACCAGCAAGTGCCGGTCGTCGATGCCGTGACAGCGCGCCATCCCGCCGTCGCCGTCATCGTGCCGACGGATTCGCAGGCCCTCGTCGCACCGATGCGCGCGCTCGCGAAAAGCGGCGTCGATGTGGTCACCGCCGACCAGACGCTGAATGACACGTCATTCCTCAAGGCCCAGATCGAGACCGACAATCTGCTCGGCGGCAAGCTCGCGGCCGATGAGATGAACACGCTCCTGCATGGCAAGGGCAGTGTTCTCGTCATCACCCAGCCGCCGGGTTCGACCGCGCAGGACGAGCGCACCGCCGGCTTCGTGACGGAACTGAAGACCTTCCCGGGCATCCATTATCTCGGCGCGCAGTATCAGAGCGACGATCCCCAGAAGGCTGCCGAAATCGTCACCTCCAGCCTCTCCGCGCATTCCGATCTCGCCGGCATCTTCTCCACCAACGACCAGGGCGCCATCGGCGCCATCACCGGCCTGCGCCAGGCCGGTGCCGGCAAGCGCGTCAAGCTGATCGCCTATGATGCCGCAACGCCGGAAGTCAGTGCCTTCAAGAACGGCACGATCGCTGCGCTGATCGCGCAGAATCCGAAGCAGGAAGGCGAGGTCGCGATGGAGGTCGCCGCCAAGTTGATCGCCGGCAAGAAAGTCGCGCCGACGGTCTATTCCGACATCGCCGTGATCCATGACGGCGACAATGCGAAGGCCGATGCTTTCGCATACAAAGCCGACTGCAGCCTGTGA
- a CDS encoding ABC transporter permease encodes MPRSLIGGREVSLLAGCLVVGVVGSVASPYFATFENLSTIFRNCIELLLVSLGMTLLLAMGSIDVSVGMVMGLAAIVVGRIIEGGGSPLLAVLAGPAIGACLGLLTTSVVVLGRIPAIVGTLGLLGVYRAAIFLALGGSWLSGLPHRLTAAIGGHVLGVPIALIVIIASYGIVWVALRRTSFGVHLLAIGNAEEKARLSGVSVLRTRAITFVASGVLCGLAAVFYVSTYRNVEMTVGGNVALEAIAAVVLGGTSILGGRCSLLGTAIGVMLIRILQNGLLLMGVPSLWQTVVTGLLLIVILTGEVGQTRLRNALFVRRAA; translated from the coding sequence ATGCCACGTTCGCTCATCGGTGGCCGTGAGGTCAGCCTGCTTGCCGGCTGCCTCGTGGTCGGCGTGGTGGGGAGCGTGGCATCGCCGTATTTCGCGACCTTCGAGAATCTGTCGACCATCTTCCGCAACTGCATCGAGCTGCTGCTGGTCAGCCTGGGCATGACGCTGCTGCTCGCCATGGGCAGCATCGACGTGTCGGTCGGCATGGTCATGGGCCTGGCCGCCATCGTTGTAGGCCGGATCATCGAGGGCGGCGGCAGTCCTCTGCTCGCCGTCCTCGCCGGCCCCGCCATTGGCGCCTGCCTAGGCTTGTTGACGACCTCCGTCGTCGTCTTAGGGCGCATTCCCGCCATCGTCGGCACATTGGGTCTGCTCGGCGTCTATCGCGCCGCCATCTTCCTCGCCCTCGGCGGTTCCTGGCTCTCCGGCCTGCCGCATAGATTGACGGCGGCCATCGGCGGCCATGTGCTCGGCGTGCCGATCGCCCTCATCGTCATTATCGCGTCCTACGGCATCGTCTGGGTCGCGCTACGTCGCACCAGCTTCGGCGTGCATCTGCTCGCCATCGGCAATGCGGAGGAGAAGGCCCGGCTATCGGGCGTCTCGGTACTGCGCACGCGCGCCATCACCTTCGTGGCGAGCGGAGTGCTGTGCGGCCTCGCCGCCGTCTTCTATGTCTCCACCTACCGAAATGTGGAAATGACCGTCGGCGGCAACGTCGCCCTGGAAGCCATCGCCGCCGTCGTGCTCGGCGGCACCAGCATTCTCGGCGGGCGTTGCAGCCTGTTGGGCACCGCCATCGGCGTCATGCTCATCCGCATTCTGCAAAACGGCCTGCTGCTCATGGGCGTGCCATCGCTGTGGCAGACGGTCGTGACGGGCCTGCTGCTGATTGTGATTCTGACCGGCGAGGTCGGCCAGACACGCCTGCGGAACGCGCTCTTCGTGCGGCGCGCTGCATGA